Within the Thermoplasmata archaeon genome, the region ACTCGTGGGCTGCCTGAATGGGTTCCCGGCGAACCCGACGTATCCCATGCCGCCGGCCTGCTCGGACGCCATGAGAGCGATCGCGATGTACGGAGGCCTCGAGATCGTGGGCGGCATCCTGGGGCTCGTGGGAATCGTGCTGCTCGTGATCGGACTTGTCCTTCCGCCCGAGCGGCCGGTTCCTGCGGTCATGCCGTACTACCCCCCTCCGGTCTACGGGGGACCGACCGGCTACACACCGCCGCAGGGCCCGCAATCGCCGCCCCCGCAGCCGTGAGCGCCCTGGACGCAGGTGGGCCCGCGAACCGAAGGGTACGACCTAAACGCTTATGGCGCGGCAACTCCCCTCGACGGACCGCATGGCGGAGGACCAGACCTACCTCTATCTCCTCGTGATCGTCGCGCTCGTGGCGGTCCTCGGGCTCGGCCTTGCAGCCGCGAGCTTGGCGACGAACGAGTCCGTGGGGCGTATGATGGGGGCCGGCGGAGGGAACATGATGGGTTCCCCCGGCGGGGCGGGCGTCACCTCGACGCCCGGCGTGTTCGAGTGGACCATCCTCGTCGTTTCCATGGCGGCCTTGGTCCTGGCCGTGGGTCTCCTGATCCGGGGTCGACATCCCCAGGCGCCGACGGAACCGAGGCGCGAGGCCCCGTCGTTCCCCGGCGGAGGATCGCTCGAGCCCGTGCAGGCCCGCGACCCCGCGCTCGCGGTGCCCCCGCCGGCAGCCCCCGTCCCGGCCGTCCCCGAACCCGCGCTCGTCAAGCTTCTGGACGCGGACGAG harbors:
- a CDS encoding MarR family transcriptional regulator — its product is MAEDQTYLYLLVIVALVAVLGLGLAAASLATNESVGRMMGAGGGNMMGSPGGAGVTSTPGVFEWTILVVSMAALVLAVGLLIRGRHPQAPTEPRREAPSFPGGGSLEPVQARDPALAVPPPAAPVPAVPEPALVKLLDADEKRMYLELRDHGGQMFQRDLVALGVFSKAKVTRVLDKLEAKGLVVREAHGMTNRVRLVNLSPR